Proteins found in one Thalassomonas actiniarum genomic segment:
- a CDS encoding 3-oxoacid CoA-transferase subunit B → MALSREQIAQRVAQELRDGYYVNLGIGIPTLVANYVPDGMEVMLQSENGLLGMGQFPTEEELDADLINAGKQTVTMAKGASIFDSAESFAMIRGGHVDLTVLGAFEVDVQGNIASYMIPGKLIKGMGGAMDLVAGADNIIVTMTHASKHGVSKLLSECTLPLTGKGCIKKVLTDLAFLEIKDGKFHLLERAPGVSVDEIIKLTAGELVVPEHVPEMSF, encoded by the coding sequence ATGGCTTTATCACGTGAACAAATAGCACAACGCGTTGCCCAGGAGCTGCGTGACGGATATTACGTAAACTTAGGCATAGGTATTCCCACCTTAGTCGCCAACTATGTACCGGACGGCATGGAAGTCATGCTGCAGTCGGAAAACGGCTTATTGGGTATGGGCCAGTTCCCCACCGAAGAAGAGCTTGATGCCGACTTGATCAATGCCGGTAAGCAAACGGTTACTATGGCTAAAGGCGCCTCGATTTTCGACTCGGCGGAATCTTTTGCCATGATCCGCGGCGGCCACGTAGATTTAACGGTACTGGGGGCATTTGAAGTGGATGTTCAGGGTAACATCGCCTCTTATATGATCCCGGGCAAGCTGATCAAGGGCATGGGCGGTGCCATGGATTTAGTCGCCGGGGCCGACAATATTATTGTCACTATGACCCATGCTTCCAAGCACGGCGTCTCTAAATTGCTGAGCGAATGTACCCTGCCGCTGACCGGCAAGGGCTGCATTAAAAAAGTGCTGACCGATTTAGCCTTTTTGGAAATCAAAGATGGCAAGTTCCACCTGCTTGAACGTGCTCCGGGGGTTTCTGTCGATGAAATCATCAAGTTAACCGCAGGTGAACTGGTGGTGCCCGAGCATGTACCTGAAATGTCTTTTTAA
- a CDS encoding DUF3718 domain-containing protein produces the protein MKKLLLASTITALTITSVVSVPQAQAANIAQSICEYVASDDKKRMRSFLKANKLKVRSIFSGIQCNGKNLLEFAAAKGAVKTGSLMIKKLPKKVVSANLAHFQSGSQPLIDAANARVSS, from the coding sequence ATGAAAAAATTATTACTAGCTTCTACCATCACTGCTTTAACAATAACGTCTGTTGTCTCTGTACCTCAGGCACAGGCTGCAAACATCGCACAGAGTATCTGTGAGTATGTAGCCTCTGACGATAAGAAACGCATGCGCTCATTTTTAAAAGCGAATAAATTAAAGGTACGCAGTATTTTTAGTGGTATTCAATGTAATGGTAAAAACTTGTTGGAATTTGCTGCCGCAAAAGGCGCAGTAAAAACAGGTTCTTTGATGATTAAAAAATTACCGAAGAAAGTTGTTTCTGCTAACCTGGCACACTTCCAGTCCGGATCGCAACCGTTGATAGACGCTGCCAACGCCCGCGTTAGCAGTTAG